One window of the Candidatus Zixiibacteriota bacterium genome contains the following:
- a CDS encoding superoxide dismutase — MTQERRDFLKIAGGAIAAGAALASPLLSAQTAANNGTSSESESTSTQGEVTVHQLPTLPYDFNALEPHIDATTMEIHHGKHHQSYVTNLNQAEVELAKARSTGDFNLIQHWSRQLSFNYGGHYLHSMFWKVMAPTGNGGGGEPSDVLSIKLSVDFGSVDLFRKQFTAAASRVEGSGWALLHYRPSDQRLIICQAEKQHDLALWGATPILGIDVWEHAYYIKYQNKRPDYIQAWWNVVNWSAVSENLQKAMGA, encoded by the coding sequence ATGACACAAGAACGAAGAGATTTCCTTAAAATTGCAGGTGGTGCAATTGCCGCCGGAGCCGCACTGGCCTCTCCCCTGCTTTCGGCACAGACAGCCGCCAATAATGGTACCAGTTCCGAAAGCGAATCGACGTCAACACAAGGCGAGGTGACGGTTCATCAACTGCCCACGCTTCCATACGACTTTAATGCGCTTGAACCGCATATCGACGCCACTACAATGGAGATCCATCATGGCAAACATCATCAGTCGTACGTGACAAATTTGAACCAGGCCGAAGTCGAGCTGGCCAAGGCTCGTTCGACCGGCGATTTCAATCTCATCCAGCATTGGTCAAGACAGTTGTCTTTCAACTATGGCGGCCATTACCTGCACTCGATGTTCTGGAAAGTGATGGCGCCGACTGGAAACGGAGGCGGGGGCGAGCCAAGCGATGTTCTTTCTATAAAACTTTCTGTCGATTTCGGATCGGTGGATTTGTTTCGTAAACAGTTCACTGCGGCGGCTTCGCGAGTCGAGGGAAGCGGCTGGGCGCTTCTTCATTATCGGCCATCAGACCAGCGGCTCATTATTTGTCAGGCCGAAAAGCAACATGATCTCGCCCTCTGGGGAGCGACGCCGATTCTGGGAATTGATGTCTGGGAACACGCCTACTATATAAAGTACCAAAACAAAAGGCCGGATTATATTCAAGCGTGGTGGAATGTTGTCAACTGGTCAGCAGTATCGGAGAATCTTCAAAAAGCGATGGGCGCATAG
- a CDS encoding M12 family metallo-peptidase, producing the protein MNAANSALTLICLVFIHSSQASPIKTTFSATTAHSFRPFTVANESIGQVELAASANLYHDAVTGNSSRLLELPTGSNSVLTLELERTIITTPDARFFSNLNRIQSPLSAPEVQLFTGQIQSEPNSLVYFSVSSDGIVNGFVDRSGGLDYSMSSDMNQFEKSSFPPVIVKEMLSGFELPEGVSVCGLSEDLSVLPRRDFSSASSVTAAGVRLARVAIDADSAFVAIFPDQTAAAAYIVQLLGAVSAIYTRDINLRLALDFVRLWPNGGEPFSAADIGGFRDYWVANEDTSGLHLTHLFSGRRGLPYGGIAFLSGTCGSFAYGIDGFLNGSFASPVVSPDNGNWDIIVTAHEMGHNLGTGHTHDAQYDPHIDDCGNGIASRGTIMSYCHTYPGYIMNTDMHMHRRVEAIVDSQIMTAGCHPFDCNENNIDDAQDIELATSSDGNFNGIPDECEDCNNNGMLDPLDIVNGFSDINLNGVLDVCEQNCNANSLPDEMEIRLGTVTDDDGNNLPDNCDPDCDGDLVPDFAEIVTDLSIDIDRNTIPDDCQDCNQNSQTDFLDMQRQFNLFVSDRDAGYLREYHRASGVGIQTLADISLAAPLGVAIGLDRSIFVADVAAQSVMKINPYTSSASVFTSGATLLGPSALVFAGNGDLLVSDTGSNSIKRFNGVTGAYLSDFVSSGSGGLSNPFALIFGPNGNLFVASSSNAVLQYDGGTGTFIGSFVTSGSGGLNGPRGLAFRPSDNHLLVGSYWGNEILEYSSSGTFVQKFNDTVELTNPWSIAVGPNGNLFVVRSGGGVPRVLEYVMSNGRYYRAFVRGDVNLVSPSGLAFMPGSAYDCNQNMRLDFCDIAVNYSMDSDNNGIPDECVFTSCCVNSTGNVDCDLSEATDISDLTLLIDHLFISLSPLCCSAEANIDGDNQQVIDIADLTSLIDHLFISLVPTSLCQ; encoded by the coding sequence ATGAATGCCGCCAATTCCGCCCTCACACTTATCTGTCTTGTGTTTATTCATTCCTCCCAAGCCTCACCAATCAAAACAACTTTTTCCGCGACAACGGCCCACTCGTTCAGACCTTTTACTGTCGCGAATGAATCGATCGGACAAGTAGAGCTTGCAGCCTCCGCCAATTTATATCATGATGCGGTGACAGGAAACTCGTCCCGTCTTTTGGAACTTCCAACAGGTAGCAATTCCGTGCTGACTCTTGAATTGGAACGTACCATTATAACAACCCCCGATGCCAGATTCTTCAGCAATCTGAACAGAATTCAATCCCCACTCTCGGCTCCTGAGGTTCAATTGTTTACCGGTCAGATTCAATCCGAGCCCAATTCCCTGGTCTATTTTTCAGTTTCATCGGATGGGATCGTAAACGGATTCGTTGACCGATCTGGCGGACTTGACTACTCCATGTCGAGTGACATGAATCAATTCGAAAAATCGTCCTTCCCACCTGTTATTGTCAAAGAAATGTTGTCCGGTTTTGAACTTCCCGAAGGGGTTTCGGTGTGTGGACTGTCAGAGGATCTTTCGGTTTTGCCTCGCAGAGACTTTTCTTCAGCTTCATCTGTTACAGCGGCGGGTGTGCGATTAGCCAGAGTCGCTATAGATGCTGACTCGGCTTTTGTGGCGATTTTCCCCGATCAGACGGCCGCCGCAGCCTATATAGTTCAATTGCTTGGGGCTGTGAGCGCAATATATACTCGGGATATAAACCTCAGACTCGCGCTCGATTTTGTCAGGCTTTGGCCGAACGGAGGAGAACCCTTTTCGGCCGCTGATATCGGCGGCTTTCGAGATTATTGGGTTGCAAATGAAGATACGTCAGGCCTCCATCTTACTCATCTCTTCAGTGGGCGAAGGGGTCTCCCTTACGGCGGGATAGCCTTTCTATCGGGCACCTGCGGAAGTTTTGCCTATGGGATCGATGGATTTCTCAATGGAAGTTTCGCAAGCCCGGTCGTTTCCCCGGACAATGGTAACTGGGATATAATTGTCACCGCCCATGAGATGGGACATAACCTCGGTACCGGGCATACCCACGATGCTCAGTATGACCCACACATTGACGATTGCGGAAACGGAATCGCTTCACGCGGAACAATTATGAGTTATTGTCATACGTATCCCGGATATATCATGAATACGGACATGCACATGCACCGGCGGGTCGAAGCTATAGTCGATTCCCAAATTATGACGGCCGGATGCCATCCGTTTGACTGCAACGAAAATAATATCGATGACGCGCAGGACATTGAGCTTGCCACCAGTTCAGATGGCAATTTCAATGGTATTCCCGACGAATGCGAGGACTGTAACAATAACGGCATGCTTGATCCCTTGGATATCGTGAATGGCTTCAGCGATATAAATCTTAACGGCGTCCTCGATGTTTGCGAGCAGAACTGCAATGCCAACAGTCTTCCGGACGAAATGGAAATCCGCCTCGGTACTGTCACCGATGACGACGGCAACAATCTTCCTGATAATTGTGACCCTGACTGCGACGGCGACCTTGTTCCGGATTTTGCAGAAATTGTCACCGACCTTTCTATCGATATTGACCGAAATACGATTCCTGACGATTGCCAGGATTGTAACCAGAACAGCCAGACTGACTTTCTCGACATGCAGCGCCAATTCAATCTTTTTGTATCAGATAGAGACGCAGGATACCTTCGGGAGTATCACCGGGCTTCCGGAGTCGGCATTCAAACTCTTGCCGATATTTCACTCGCAGCACCGCTTGGAGTAGCAATAGGCTTGGACCGTTCGATTTTCGTGGCCGACGTTGCCGCTCAATCAGTAATGAAGATTAATCCGTATACGAGCAGCGCATCGGTCTTTACTTCGGGCGCTACTTTGCTCGGCCCCTCTGCCCTTGTATTTGCTGGCAACGGCGATCTTCTGGTTTCCGATACCGGTTCGAATAGTATTAAACGATTCAACGGTGTGACTGGCGCGTATCTGAGTGACTTTGTTTCATCCGGCTCAGGCGGCCTGAGCAATCCTTTCGCCCTTATCTTTGGTCCAAACGGAAACCTCTTCGTTGCGAGTTCCAGCAACGCCGTGCTTCAATATGACGGTGGCACCGGCACTTTCATCGGCAGCTTTGTAACATCTGGTTCTGGCGGCTTGAATGGCCCTCGCGGCCTTGCATTCAGACCAAGTGACAATCATCTTTTAGTGGGCAGCTATTGGGGGAATGAAATTCTCGAATACAGCTCATCTGGAACATTTGTCCAGAAGTTCAATGATACAGTAGAATTAACAAATCCTTGGAGTATTGCCGTTGGACCTAACGGCAATCTTTTTGTTGTTCGATCCGGCGGCGGGGTTCCACGAGTTCTCGAATACGTAATGTCCAATGGCAGATATTACCGCGCTTTTGTTCGAGGCGATGTGAATCTTGTGTCTCCTTCGGGTTTGGCATTCATGCCCGGTTCCGCCTATGACTGCAATCAAAATATGAGACTTGATTTCTGCGATATCGCTGTAAACTATTCGATGGATAGCGACAATAACGGTATCCCCGATGAGTGCGTCTTCACCTCCTGTTGTGTAAACTCAACAGGAAATGTCGATTGTGATTTGTCCGAAGCTACAGACATCAGCGATTTAACCTTGTT